The Nitrospirota bacterium genome contains the following window.
CATCAGCGCAAAGCCGTCTGAAGGCCCTCAGGTCGGGGTCCCTCCCGTCGCCTCCCAGAGAATCGCAAGCCCGAAATTTCCGTTAGAATATACCCTTTCTCAGGCCGATGTGATTATGCCGGGAGCCACTTTATCGGGACAATTCAATATTGTCGCAAAATTAATGAAAAATGGGGCCGCAGGTCCCATGGGCCCAGGAGATATTGAAGGGAAATACTCCAAGAATCCTGTCGCTTCAGGTGGAAAGGGTATCAATATCACGCTCGACACCCTCCACTAAACCTGGCCTGTCGATAAGGGGTCATTTGCGGCGTTCTCGTCACTCATTCTTCTTCAACGTATTGACCTAATACGCCACAGTCGCCTTTGTGACAGTGGCGTGGCAACTTACCCCTTCTCTTCTGTCAAATTAGCGGCAATTTAAAACCCCTCAATCTCAAGTTGAATCATTCTCTTTTATGAAAAAGATTGCTATTATCGGGCGGCCGAACGTCGGCAAATCGACTCTTTTTAATCGATTGGTCGGACGAAGAAGCGCTGTGGTCGAAAACCAGCCCGGCGTAACCCGGGACCGTCTCTATGGCGCATTCACCCATGACAACAAATCCTATACTCTGATTGATACCGGCGGACTCTATGCCGATCCCTCTCTCCCTTTAACGGAAGATACCAAGGACCAGACTTTAAAAGCCGTTAAAGAGACTGATCTGGTCTTCTTTCTCATGGACGGCCGGACCGGGCCGCTCCCTCATGACCGGGAAATTCTAAACCTCATACGACCCTTTCAGAAACCCACTCTCTACGTGGTGAACAAGATAGAAGGGATTGCACTTCTCCAGAGCTTTTATGAATTCTATCAGATAGGCGTCAAAGAGATCTTCCCCATCTCTGCGGAAGCGGGTACCGGCATTGATGATTTAATGGTAGCGGTTGAAAAGCTTTTTCCGGAAGAATCCGTCTCGGAGTCCTTGCCAGAAATCGACCTATTTGCGAAAGTCGCTGTGGTCGGCCGGCCCAACGTGGGAAAGTCGACGTTCATCAATTTTTTGCTTGGCGAAAATCGATTGATTACCAGTGCGACTCCAGGCACCACTCGGGATGCCATCGATACGCTGGTCCGAGTGAAGGAACGGAACTACCTCTTTATTGATACTGCAGGAATCCGAAGAAGAGGCAAGATCGAAAAAGGGGTTGAAAGAGCGAGTGTCATCCGGTCGGACGAGTCGATTCATAAATCGGATATCGTGTTTATTTTAATCGACGGCGGGGAAGGAATAACCGACCAGGATATTAAATTGGTCGGGAGGGTCATTGAAGAAGGGAAAGGTTTCGCAATCATTGTCAATAAATGGGATCTGAAAAAGGAGATCGTCAAAGCACGGGAAAAGTTTGAAAAAGATCTGGTCAATTATTTTTCCTTTATCAAAGAGTTCCCCTTCCTCTTTCTTTCTGCCAAGGATGGATTCGATCCAGAGAAAATTTACAAAACCATTAATGAAATAATGGCATCCTACGAGAAACGAATTTCCACTTCCGAAATCAATCAGTTTCTGGAGAAAATTCTGGCAAAATTTCCTCCTCCGCTCTATCGCAAAAAACCGGTTAAAATTAATTATGCCACCCAGGGAGGAACCAAACCGCCCACTTTTATTTTTTTTACCAATTTTAAGGATGGTGTAACAAGGAGTTATCAGAAATTTCTTGAAAATTCCCTTCGTGAAAGTTTCGGATTCAAGGGAACCCCGGTCAGACTTTTGATTAAACAGAAAAAAAATATCTATAAAAAAGATTAATTCCTGGATTGCCTCCCTTTTCGCCTTTCGTAAATCAAGGGATTGGAAGGAAGATCGACCGAAAATAGGGTCCCCACATTCGGAGTGCTTTTCACATCTACTTCACCGCGATGGTCCTGAACAATCTGGTGGACGATTGCCAATCCTAGTCCTGTCCCTTCCCTCTCCTTGCTCTCATGTTTGGTTGTAAAAAAAGGATCAAAGATGTTTTCCAGATTTTCAGGCGGAATGCCTATTCCGTTATCTTCCACGATGATCCGGATCCAGTAAGTCTCCTTTCGATTAAATTGACTCGTCTTCACTTTGATGATTCCGTTTGATGGAGGGAGCGCATCCAATGCATTGATGAAAAGATTCAAAAGCACCTGCTTGATCTGCTGACGGTCGATCACTATTCGCGGGAGATCTTTCTGATACTCGGTTAAAAACCGGCCTCCCCGTTTATTGGCCTCCACGATCATAAAAGGGAGGGTCGTCTGAATCACTTCATTGAGGTCTTCTTCCGTAAAGATCGGTTCCATGTACCGGCTATAATCCAGCACTTCCCGAATGATCCGTTCAATTCGTCCGATATCCTCGCGGGCGACCTTTGAAAAGCTGTTAAAAAAATCGGCGTCTTCCCGTCTTTCGC
Protein-coding sequences here:
- the der gene encoding ribosome biogenesis GTPase Der, with protein sequence MKKIAIIGRPNVGKSTLFNRLVGRRSAVVENQPGVTRDRLYGAFTHDNKSYTLIDTGGLYADPSLPLTEDTKDQTLKAVKETDLVFFLMDGRTGPLPHDREILNLIRPFQKPTLYVVNKIEGIALLQSFYEFYQIGVKEIFPISAEAGTGIDDLMVAVEKLFPEESVSESLPEIDLFAKVAVVGRPNVGKSTFINFLLGENRLITSATPGTTRDAIDTLVRVKERNYLFIDTAGIRRRGKIEKGVERASVIRSDESIHKSDIVFILIDGGEGITDQDIKLVGRVIEEGKGFAIIVNKWDLKKEIVKAREKFEKDLVNYFSFIKEFPFLFLSAKDGFDPEKIYKTINEIMASYEKRISTSEINQFLEKILAKFPPPLYRKKPVKINYATQGGTKPPTFIFFTNFKDGVTRSYQKFLENSLRESFGFKGTPVRLLIKQKKNIYKKD